The genomic DNA cacatttgtcgctACGGGGAAGAAGGGTGCTATGCATGACACTGCTGTTTTGAGGGAGGCTTTAAACCAAGCTGAGCATTTCCCTCACCCACCCCAAGGTGATCTTATGTTGTTTGTAAGTTTTATAGTATGCAACATATGGGAGTGCCAATCTAAATTGCTATTTGTATAACAATGTTGATATGTAGGAAAGTACTATTTGGTGGATTCTGGTTACCCACTGCGTGAGGGTTATATGGCGCCATATCGCAAGGGCAGGTACCATTTATCGGAGTTTAATGCCAAAGGTCCTGAGAATTTGAATGAAATTTTTAACTACCATCATTCGTGCCTTCGGAATGTTGTGAAACGATCTTTTGGAGTGCTAAAGAATAAGTGGCAGATTCTAAGAGGTATACCGTTATATAATATGGAGAAGCAATCAAAGATTATTGTTGCATGCTTTGCGCTACACAATTTTGCATTGGACAACAACGAACCGGGAATGGTTGGTGCTGACATGTTTGCTCATGGGACCTATCTTAGTAGGACAAGTGATGAAAATGATCCTGCATCAGATTGGTTTGCTGCTACTGCCAACGATGATATTAGTAAAGTTCGTGATTGGATTGCAGCGGGACTTTATGGGTTGACATGACGGAgatattttctccatttgctAATTTGTTGTTATGAATATAACCTATCAATTTCTTTctaatttgttgttgttgtgactTGAGAAAGCACTGATCAACTATTGTAGGGCTGAAATGTTCTAATTGTATGCCCTGTGTACTCTTGAGTTCAATATGCATGTCATTTATTTTGTGCTAGACTAGACTGTTATCAGGGTGCCCAGGTCCTGGAAACTAAAATGAGGTGTTTGAGAGTTATGGATAGCGCTTCTGGTGATTTGGTTAATATCACTGTCTGCATATGTTTGGTTATGCTTGTATCATATATTTAGTCAATATCTTGGGCCTATTTCTCTGTTTGTCTGCTTGCTTATGCTCTAggaattacttttttttttgtgtgtgtgggggggggggatgtAGTTTTCATTACATTTGCTCCGTGCATTTTAAGGGGTGTCTCAAGAATGCAGCAAAGGTAACTCCCTGTGGTTTATAGCAAGCTTGTTTCACATCTGTATGGAATGTCACTGTCACTTGCTGTAGTGAATAGCGAGCTCGAGATCTGCCGCTGCCCTGAAGCACGCCGTGCTGCGAAAACTTGTATCTGTGCTAATGTCTAAGTGATTTCgacattttattttctttcctcGTTCTAAATACTGAAGAAGTGTTTGCTGTGGTCCAATATTCATTTGTTTGTTATGGAGATATTACATACACAATACCACTGTCCACTGACTAGATGTTCCTGTTCTGCCATTTACTATTTTTAGTCAAGCATGTTTAGTACTGTCAAGGTTAGCAATGTGTCCCTGAAAGCAGTACAGCGTGATATAATggaattcttttctttttctggtgACATTGTGCATGTTGAAATGCAGAGGTTAGTACCATGTCCATGATGCCTATTTTCATGATGTGCTATGAGTTGTACTAACCATTTAGTGCTATGCAGTGGCGATGAGCTGTCTCAAGTTGCCTACATTACTTTTAAAGACAATCAAGGAGCTGAGACGGCAATACTTGTTACggtatttcttttttctgaaggaGCTGAAAAAAATGTGTCTTTTAGATGAATTAATGATTCACTGGTCACATTATCATGAAATATGGTATGCATTTGTGATATTATTTTAATAGGTTAGTCATCTGAATATTATCAATGTGGTTCTGTACTGTAATTTGTTGCAATTATATTCTGAAGCCCCAATCAAAAAATATTTGTACTTGCTCTTTCAATGATTGTTTAAAGTGACCTTTGTTTGCTCATTCAATTTTTCCTTTTATATAATCCAGTTCCAACTGACTTTGCAACATGTTTGTACCGTGACCTCTAGCTCTAGCTTGAAAACCAAGATGTCTTGGGATGGCAATGAAAAAATAGTTTACAAATATATACCACTTAAATTGTAGCATATTCTAATGTGAACTTTTATTGCTGTTGCAGGGGGCCACGATAGTTGATATGGCTGTCATTGTCACGCCTGCCACTGATTATGAGCTAGCAGCTTATGTTTTAGCTGATCTAGAGGTATAACTGGAGCCATACTATTTACTGCACGTGCATGATATAGCTGTTGTGCAGGTTCATAACATTGCTTTTCACCCCCAGCCCAAAGACACAAAACCTTCTGCCCTCCAAAAGGCCGAGGACATTGCTGGGACCATGCTGGCGAAAGGATTTATCCTTGGTAGGGATGCACTGGACAAAGCAAAAGCTCTGGATGAGAAGCATCAGCTTACATCAACTGCTACTGCTAGAGCATCTTCCTTCGACAAGAGAATTGGTCTAAGTGAGAAGATCAATGTTGGTACTTCAGCTGTCAATGATAAAGTGAAGGAAATGGATCAGAAGTACCAAGTCTCTGAGAAGACAAAGTCAGCACTGGCAGCTGCTGAACAGAGCGTCTCGACTGTTGGATCCGCCATCATGAAGAACAGATATGTCCTCACCGGGGCACCATGGGTAACTGGTGCCTTCAGCAAGGTGACCAGTGCAGCCAACGATGTTGGTGCAAAGGCTAAGGAGAAAATAGCAGCTGAGCAGGAGCACAAGAATGTTGAGGGTGGGTCTGCAGCACAACCAGACATCCCAGAAGGCCCAACAACACACAGGGAAGTGGACGGTGAATTTGCAAAGATACATGTGTGTAAATAGACATGATATGGTTATTGAACTCATTTCTAGTGTTGTGGTTGAAACCTCTTTGAAGGTTTGAAGGTTGAAAGTTATTGGGACCTACAAGAGTTCGCAATTTGTTACTCGACACTTTTATCAATATATCATTATCATCCTGCAGTGGGAACATGAAACATAGTGGTTGTGTTGTTATGCATGACTCTGTTTTCTGATACACTTGTTTTCTATTTGCGAGAATGTACTTGCTAATCATGAGAATGTGGTGCTTTCACGGAGGTTGTATAATGTGCTTCGACGTTCTTCACGGCAGTGTTCGTATTCAAGATCAAAATACAAAATTGGACTTGGACTGAAGGGAAAAAACTGAAAGACAAATATAAGAAAAAATTTTATTGGTGCGTCACTTGTTCAGTTCTTCACAGGATCAGAGTTTCTGGCTCCCGGCCTTGTTTCCAAAACTTGACTTGATCGCTGGGTACAAAAGTAGCTGCCTGCAGCCGCTGCTGCCTAGCTGATGCGCCACTGCCTAGCTTATGCGCTGCTGTAGCAGCTGCATGGCCGGCTGATCAGCTGTGCTGCTTAACAGCAACAGCCAGCACAACCGAACGGCCCCATTGCTATTCACGAGTTAtcttatttttataatatttaactAGTAGCTAAGCACAATTACTACTGTTGATTGTCATAGTCCTGCCACCACATTTGCTCACTCTCGAGCAACCGCCCACGTGAGctgcatcaaggagcgtttTGTAAGTGCTTTAATGGGTGGCATCACTTCACCGTGGAGAATATGGACCATCTCTTTTGACATCGCTCAAATTCTCAATTATTCGCACATTAAGTTCGACTGCTATAGAAAATCCTTCGGTTCCTATTTTTTATCTATGAAAAGATCCttaaactaaaaaaaattattcttTGGATTAGTTTAATTGCTATTTAATTCTCTTCTTATTCATTTGTATAATTAGTCAAATTTACTTCACAGTTTAAATTGTTTTGGGCTAAACAACGAAGCACATCTAAGAGGCCAAAACACGAAGCACATCAAAGAGGCGATCGTGCCAAGCACCATCCCAACCTctctcttgatttttttttccgtgCTCCTACATCATTCAAATAGGCAAATGGTAGCTGCAGAGCACCCACGCCAAGCATTGCCTCCATCTGCATCTCTCTCACATTCCCTCTCTCAATTACTCATCTCCAGGTCTTCTTGTCGGTTGCTAGTGCAACATGTCCATGCAAGGGCCTTGAGGGCGAGCTCAAGCATAACCTGCAGCCTCACGAGCTGCTCTCGTAcagcatgttcgcttcagcttatcagccagtttatcagccaccgaacagtatttttctttcacaacaaatcagccgtttcagcttttcagccggcttataagtccagccgaacaggctcaTACTCGTTTTCCCTCATTGCACCACGTTGAGGATCAATGCGTCATGGACCCATGGCTGAAACAGATGGACACGGAGGGGAGCAGCAATAATAAATCGGCGTGCATGCAAGGCAAGGTGggtgggcggcggagggcggcctCCTATTGTTTCTGTTGCCTTGAGTCCTGGCCAGCCATGACACGAGAGTTCCAACCTTCCAGGAGCTAGTCGAGTCGGACTCAATGGCGGCGTGACTATTAGGCGTGATTGGTCGGAGTAGGGACGGGCAGAGAGGGAGCCATAATTGGAGAAAGAAACGGACGGTTTGCTCGCAGGTGGAAAAAGAAACGGACGTTCGTAAACGGAGTGGATACTGGACCCACCCGTCGATGATGGGAATCACAAAAAATTAAGGATTAGGTCAAGATCAAGTTGGATTAAACAAAAAACAGGGCAGAATAATAACAGGTATCTCACATAGAGCTTTCTTTAATTTGTCCGTTTATAACTCATATAAAATCTTAGCTTGTTTATCATTAAGTTACTTAAAATTGTTCAATCTAACCTGATAAAATTGTCCAATCCACCCCTAGTAAAATAGACTTCTATGTAGGGATGATGGAGCGTGTATACAcgtgtatatatatacttataCTAGCACTCTAATACACGtcttaaataaaaaaaacagtTCTGCTTCGCAACGGACGCGGATGCTATCCTGTCAGTTCAAATTAGAAGCCATTGGGGCTGGGTAGCATTAGAGTCCTGTCAGTTATAACTAGAAACCGATGAGGATAAGTAGCATCCTTGCATGTTCATGACTTCACTAAAGTCTTATATTTACAGCTGGTAGAAATGATAAGAGATGATCTATTCGTACTAGCTCTATTTGTTCCGGCGGGACTGGGTAGGTGGAGGTCATTGTGTTATGTAGTAGTGACATAATATTTTCAATATAATATACATAGTAATAAGCAATAGAACATAAATGACATTTGAATAACTACGTACCGCAAGTTTTATTTTAGATGACTACACTAATCATTTGGACAGGACTATTGCAAGTCTTGAGTGAACTTTTCTACGTTGGACGCGATgtatttctttcttccttgaCGTCAGTTGATGCTCAAGGGTACAACGTATAATCTATCACCCGGGAAGGTAGAGCTAGCCCTAGTTAGAGCAGCGGGAGTGGCCTAAGTTTGGATCATGTACTATCcatgttctattttttttccgtgtttaattttttcctttttcttttaccttttctaCTCCTTTgcatataattttattttatattttttctatttctttctcTATTATTTTCTtcattattttcctttttctatcttttttattttatttgaggtaatcatatttttattatctttcaattttattttattttatttttggtaattgtaaaatttaatttttattatattatattttcaTTTTTGGGTCATTTCcatcttttccttttattttgtataatactaataatttttattttcttttttatttctccttttattttcttcttccttttgttttctttgtatACTCATTTGTTTGCCATGCGTACATATTTATTAacctataaaaataatttatttgtgATATTAAATTATATATTTGAGGTGTTTAATATTTTATTCATAATGTACTATCGTTTGTTTGTTCGTGCAATACAATAACTTGTTCttaatattcatatttttttgtttgtacTGTAAAAATCATTTGTCTTGACGTtcaatgtttttatttttttcgttGTATTATATTTGTTCTTGCATTCAATAATTTGTTAATGTTCAATTTCAACTATTTATCTTGTACAATAAAATGTTTGTGATGCTCAATCTTTTGTTCGTATTTAATATTACTTGTGTGTTATGTCTACTCGTTTGCTCATATAAAACAATGAATTGTGTTCAAGTATTTATTTGTAGTAGTTAAAATATTCCGACTTGATAAAAATATTATTAAAGAAAATCCTATAAACATAGTCAAGTATAGTCTTAGTCAAGTATAGTTTATTTTCACGATCTTCTCATAATATATGAAACATAATGGTGCAATTGAAATTTAACTTGGATGCTTGTTTAAAAATTTGGTTTTTTAGTTTCGAATTTGCATGGGTGTGAATGTCGTGATCAATTTTATTCTTCACTCCTCATTTGACAACACGGAACAACAGTAGCAAAATATGTGGCTGGCCCAGTATCTAGCAGGCCCGGTGCGTACGCTCTAGGCGACAAATTAAGATCTGTCGCGCTGAAGAGACATCTAATCACGCGCCCTGATTGACCTGTGGTGCTGTATCACCATTTTAAACTATTGCACCGATGTTGCACGTTAGCACATTTGCTCCACATATGTCAATCTTTTGTGTACAAACATGAATTAGCTCAATTCATAGCAATATTATCCTAAACGTTAAACATATGGTCACCTACTACTCCGTATTTAGTTAATTATTTTAGGCTAAACAAACCATTTAAATGGATTCAACAGCCATTAAACAGAATAAAATGGCTAATTAAAACACGGCTAGCAAATATGCTAAAGGGCTGTTTAGGCAAACAGTGACTCAAAGTAACACTGCCATTTAAACAAAATGTGCTCTCCGTGTGTCTCTGAAATGGTAAGCCTCAACTTATTCCAGTCTCTTTCCGTGAGCAAGATCTTGGGACTTGGTGTTCCAAGTACACAGCCTTCACATATACACTATACAAGGCTGATTACAATTGTCCCATGCTCAAGCTAACAACTCATCGCTAATAAAACCGAGCCTAACAAAGCAAATCTCAACAACAACTGAACCTGAACCAAACTAACTATGCCGATCAGCGTGCCGTGCCATCCTCCTCCTTAGGTCGTCCTGCCTTTTCCTTTGCGACAGATGACATATATCTATCAAAATGACTCTTTATTTCTTAAACTCCGCAGCAGATGACATGGGTAGAGTTATAGGTTTGCCGAGCGATTCGCATACTCCTCAACCATTGCACTGAAGAGGGAGGGCTGTTCAAGCAACCTAGATGGTGCATCGAATTCTTTTACCAGACCTGAAAATAAAATAGTGTTATTTATTAGAACAAAATTCTGGAAGAAGAAAAACGCTCACATTCATATTACCAGATATCAGAAACAATACGCAACAAAGAGCTCTTGAAACAACACATGCTTTCAATCAATAAGCAGCAAGACGGAAGAGACCTACCTGCATCCAGCACCAAAACCCTATCACAGTCCATGACTGTTGGTATTCTGTGCGCAATGCTAATTATTGTACATGATGAGAACTCTTGTCGTGTGATCTTCTGAATTGTAGCATCAGTTTGTGAATCGACTGAAGCAGTTGCCTCATCCATAAATAAGATTCGAGTCTGCTTCAATATGACACGACCAAGACAAAGGAGCTGTCTTTGGCCTACACTCCAGTTCTCTCCACTATCAGCCACTATGAAgaagcaaaacaaaagaaacGAGTGTGAGATGCAACCTAGGCAGCTATGCAAACAGATATACAGAGAAGCATAAAAATAGCATACCTGGAGCATCAAGTTTTTCCGGTTTTGAAACTACAACATCTTTCAGCTGGCAGCGCTCCAGAGCCTGAAGTTATGTGCCTTAGTGTCAATGGTTAATTAAGACAACTAGCTTATCCTGAAGGAATGAAGGCTAAAATAAACGACAGGTTAGAGACACCATACCTGCCATATCTCTGCATCTGAATACTGCCCAATTGGATCAATGTTGCTTCGAATTGTTCCTTCGAACAGAACCGGCTCCTGGGGAATGATGCCGAAGCGAGATCGCAGATCATGGAGACCCAATGTGCATATGTCTATCCCATCAATGATAATTTTCCCCTCTGCTGGCTCGACGAGCCTGAACAATGCTTGGACCAAAGTTGACTTGCCACTACCAGTCCTTCCTACAACTCCTATCTTTTCTCCACCACTGATCCTTATATTAATTCCTTTCAGAATCAAAGGGGTATTGGGTCGGTACCTAACCTGAAATAACAAGAATGGTGTCTTCAATTTTGTAATTGATCCTTATCTGCAAATGAAGTGTTTCAATGTATTCTCCAATTTATTAAGTGTGAGATAGATAGGAAATTGCTTCAACTTATGTGGAACATAGAGTTCTGTACCgtcaaaaaaacaaaaggataaTATTAGTTTTTATTTTGAATTACAGAAAGGACTAACAGGGAAAAATCTGTAAAATAAGGGTAAATAAGAACCACTAACCTTTAGATTCTTAATATCAATATCTCCATGAGTGGGCCAATTCGGAGAAGGAAGACGATCTTCTACTTTCCATGCTGCCTCAGAAGGAAGATTGCTGAACTGATTTACCCTCTCCACAGCAACCATATCATTTTCCAACGTGCAGCTAATAGATATTGCAAAGTACACCAGAGAATTGAGGGATAGACCATACGAAAGAGACATTCCAACAAATTCTGCAAAAACATAGGCATCAGAGCGCATGGAAATGTCATCATCATAAGTCTACAGAGACTGTTACCagcttataaaaaaaattacaattaGTTGATTACTCGCAGAGAAAAGATCAAATGACACAAAACATAATGCATAAAGCTTCAAACGTTTAGTAACATCCAGCTAGACTAAAAGTGCAAAAGAACATGACTTATCATTTTAAATTCAAAATACAGACAGTACTATTTGAACTTTTACTTCTAAGAATGAAGGGGCAAGCTGCTAAACATATGATGCGGAAACCAATGCCGAATTGTATAAGATTGAATGGCTGTTTCTTTATGCTAGGAAAAAAATACTGAATCTTAAATATATCGATTTATACCTTTTTTGATAAAATTACTGGGCAGGCTAATCATTAGAAATGCAGTTATTGATAATACAAGAGTTCCAATCAGCTCCAGTCGGAACCCAAGCCATTCATTTGCTGCATAGTTGTGGAAGTACATGCGCAAACTTGAATTAATTTTGTCTAAATTCTCCTGGAAAAATTCTTTGTCCTTTTTAAAACATCTTATGGTTGTGGCACCAAGAACAGTCTCCGAGAAGTGATCAATAACTGGTGCCTTTGTTACTCCTTCAAGTCGAGTTAACTCCCGAGAGGTTGCAAGATAGCGATTCTGCAGAAATGGAGAATTTGCAATTTGCATTAAGTATTATAATTTTCTATGAGCAGAACTCAGTGTGGTGCAGAAGATGAATTTTGGCAGTTGCATACCCTGTACCAAATGTTCAATAGTAGAAGAGGAATTACTGCTATAACTGATGGCCAGGCGACCTGACAAGTAACAATTATGGTGCTCAATACTGAAATGTACATTGAAATTGTCAGACCAATGAAAAATGCCAGCACAACATCAATGGCTGTTTGGTCAGACGATGCCTGAAAAGACAAAGTGGATATACCATATCAGTAGATGATAAAAGAATTGTAGTATCACTCTTTCTAGGCCTGAAATTAAAACTTATTCCATAGATGCCAAGAGTACAATCAGTACACAATACAGTTTACAAGACTGTACTATTTAAACTATGCTAGTGAGGTTTAGTTCTGTTTACATCAGAGGGGAATTAAGGTTTCCTGAGGAATTTATAATTGTTTCATAAGTATTAATGAAGTTTGGGGCTTTCAGCCAAATTGCAAAAGAAACCAAAAGATGAGATTTACCCGACTGAGAATCCTTCCTGAAGGAGTTGTATCAAAAAATGACATAGGGGCATGCAGAATGCTGTCGAACATCTTCTTAAAAAATATCTGAGCTGTTTGAAGTCCCAAAATCGTCTCAAGAAGAGTCTTGATTACTTGAAGGACAATCGAAAAAACTGCTATGGCCACATACACTCCAATGAACAAGGATGGGTTAAATGGAATGCTGCCTGATGTTTCGTACGATAGCCAATAGTCACTAGCCATATCAGAACCCTGCCAAACAACTGCGAATGCAACCATTCCCACAACTCCCCACCAGCCCCAAGCCTCTGTCATGTATAGTTTGTACACTTGCCAACTTACTTGACCGCTCTCCCTTTCCTCTTCTTGTATAATCTTAGAAGTGGCGGCTTGTATTTCTGGTGCAACGACCATCTTCTCACCTTTTCCAATGGATCTGGAGCGTAGAGAAGGGATTCTAGCTACTGCAACTGGCTGAGAACGTTCAGAATCCTGCACTTGACGACTTTGCTCCACTAGCTCCATTGAACTGTCATGAGCTGAAACAAGAGCCGCAAAATCTGAGCCTGCTTCTAGTAGTTCATCATACTTTCCTGACTGTGCAATCATACCATCTCTAATGACCTGCATATTTCCACATGGGCAAAAGGATAGAAGAATAAGTCAAGGGCATATTATAAAACCCTAGCATTATGCCATTTCAAGAAAAGAATGACCGATCCAAAAGTCTCTATCACACATAAACAAATGATTATGTGTGACAATTCCTCTGATGGATCTTTAATCTTTAGACCTACAGTTTCAGGTTTATTAAAGAGCAAAGATATGCTATAGTTTTATTGACTCAATCAAATAATAGTTCAATTTTGCTTGCTAActttcaagaaaaaagaaagatttttttCTTGCTAGATACTATAAGAACATGCTGGTAAGTAATTGTATCAGCAGATATCTGAGATAGTGCCTAATGGTCACTACGAAGCCAATACTGCAGATCACAGCCAGTTGTTGGTAAAGCTTACTACACAAAAAGGTTTTCCAAAAGAAAAGCATATCTCCTGACAAATTACTACAATAGTGTAGCATCCAACTTACAAAGATGTTGTCCACATTATGCAAGAAATCCACTTGGTGTGTAACAAGTATGATGGTCTTTCCTTTAAGTGTGCCCCTTAGACACTCCTGTCAAACAAAGGTTGCTGTTGTAATAGTGTGCGTAATTGGTTAAACAATACACAGTTGCAAaaaataaagataaaaataagAAGTATGGTTTCGGTTTGTCCATCATTGGTTATTATCTATCATCAAGTAGCATTCATCCTTCAAAATTCCATTAACAGCTACTTAAAAAATCGTTGTTTCCATTTGGAGCAACATAAAACCATACCTTTATTATTATTTAATTCCTCCAAAATATAAAAATCTttaatatgaattttttttttatgtgtGACTCAGGCAGGGGAGAAAGAATGCTGACTGAAAAATCATCTATATTCATATCAAAGTTTTGGAAGCTAAACCTGCTGAAAATCACTTCTTGACTCTAAAAATGATGATCTTATGAAGCTAAACCTGCTGAAAAATGATTAGATGGACAAGTCATATACTTGGGTTCATTTCCTGTCACTTTCCGTTTACTAGGAATAGAGGGGAAACTTATTTAATAAGGACAGTAACTTCTATCTAATGCATAGTTACTATTTACTAAAATATCTATGATTAATTTAATGCAAAAACTGGTTTTTGTATCACAAAATAAGTATGAGGAAAGCTTCGATAGGATAATACCATTTCTAGttttatactccctctgttccaaattgtaggtcgttttgacttttctaggttcatagatattattatgcacctagacatacactatatctagatgcataataatatctatgaacttaaaaaagctgaaatgacctacaatttggaacggagggagtacaacatTTCTGTACAGGTTGTATTTCACCTAAGCCTGTTGCAAACTACAACCTTTCTTTATCCATCAACAACTTACCAAGCTTGTAGTAACTTAATTTCAGAAAAGATGCTGTAAGGGCATGCGAGCTTGAAAATAATTAAAACGGCAAAAATGGTATACCTTAAAGATATTTGAACCAGTATGTGCATCAACAGCACTGAAGACATCATCAAGAAGATATATATCACAATTTTGATAAACTGCTCTGGCGAGCTGAATACGTTGTTTCTGCCCACCACTGAGATTGATTCCCCGTTCCCCTATTTCAGTCTGGTCCCCAAATTCCATCATTTCCAAATCTTTTTCCAGGCAGCAAGACCGTATAACCTCTGTATATCTTTCAGCATACATCAGTTGTCCAAATAAGATATTCTCTTGAATGGTACCATTTTGGATCCAAGCAGTCTGTGCAACATATGCAGTGCTCCCACATACCCTAACCTATAAAAAATGCAAGGGACTAAGCAAACAGGCACAAGAGTATAGAAACAAAAATAGTGTAGGTATAGGATATGTCATTATCTGAGAAATGTTAAACCTTCTTCAAATGATACTGTATAGATTTCCTAATGCTTGCTAATGAATTTGTATGGCTAACAAACATGTCATTGAGTGTGCCATAAAGATGAAAGCAGCATGCTTACTATCAGGCACACAATGTTCACTTGATCAATAAGGAAGCTTTAAGACAGTAATAGCATTCTAGTCCCAGatataaatttttttataaCACAGTTAAAATTTAAACCTTTACACTACCAAGCATGTAGATTGTGAGAGTAAACCAATGTCTAAGCATTCAGTCAAACATGAAGCAGATATAAGATAATATAGACCATGTCAGGTTGAGAGGGGCATTTCATCACACACATGGTGGTCGTTGTATGGACTCCAAACTGGCATGCCAAAGCAGGGTACCTTATGGGTGGCATTGAGAATTCACTTGCATGATTTGCATCCATTCCAACCAAAACAAGCGGCAAAGCAAATGACTAATTAGTCTAATTAAACAGGCTTCTCTAGCCATGCAAATTACCACTGGTATTGCACTTGTGGTTCCATACTTACTGAGACATGAGCTGAACACATATTGTGTGGAATATAAATTTGTGTAGGGAGAATGATGATTCTGCATGCTGACCACCAATCATGGACTCCTGAAGTGGCCTTAGACTTGACTTAAACCCACCTAGCACTAATTTTGACAGTTCTGTTTGGCGTTTGCTGGTGACGACTTTCAGAGAATGTTGCACAAACCAATGAAGAAATTGCAAGGTATTGCTACTAACAGTGTTTTCTTTGAATCAGAAATATCAAACTCACCGTGCCAGAGATCTTCTCCATCTCCCCCATTATGCAAGAAAGCAGCGATGACTTGCCGGACCCTACTGTCCCAACCACTGCCACAAGCTCGCCCCTCCTTACCTCCATATTGATCCCCTTCAGCACAGTCTCCAACACTGGTATTTCCTCCACATCTTTCTGATCCTCGCCTTCACCACCTTCATCACCGTCCTCACCTTCTTTACTCTGCTTATTTCCCCTCATGTCCCACGCAAAAATCCCGTCACGCACCTCCACGACCAGAGCACCTGTACCAATGCCAGTGCCCTCCACGTGCTCCACTGACGAGTCATCAAGCTCGGCATCAAGCAGGTATCTGTCAAGCCTGCCAACGGACACGGTTGCCTGCGTCACAGCAGCAATAGCCTCGGGGAAACTCTGCATAGGTGCATCGAGCGTTTTGAAGAACGCGGTCGCTGTAAAGACCTTTCCAGCGTCGAGCTCGACGCTGGTCAGCACGCAAGTACCAAACACAAGCACGGTCATGGCAAGCGGACCGCTCCAGATCACGATGGTGTTGGCACACATGAAGTACATGG from Setaria italica strain Yugu1 chromosome VII, Setaria_italica_v2.0, whole genome shotgun sequence includes the following:
- the LOC101782887 gene encoding ABC transporter C family member 4 isoform X1, which encodes MEASPSSALPWWLAATSAASCSPPRDSSVSSSLAFLFLSPCPQRALVAALDLLFLLAALALALRARLSRSGGVGPDRRAREPLLDKSDGAAPPPARRGRGNFRHGLALGVSAVQAAAAVVLLVLALLRLRGRTAWLAAECAFLAAHAVAHIAAAGVVAAERKPGAAALVVHPLHLRLFWLGTAAFAALFSGCAAARYAAGDPLLPDDPLAFAWLALSLPLLYFSVTGSTGLGAGGGHAAEAEVTYATASWLSLATFGWIGPLINKGYRATLAPDQVPPVAPADSAEAAYALFASNWPAPAPGESKPKRPVLTALLRSFWPQFLLTAVLGLAHLSVLYIGPSLVDRFVKFVRRGGEPMEGLQLVAILLVGKAAETLASHHYEFQGQKLGMRINAALLAVVYRKSLRLSTGSRRAHGAGAIINYMEVDAQEVANVTHQLHNLWLMPLQIAVALALLYTHLGPAVLTAVAAITVVTVAVAFANKLNIEYQFMFLGKRDERMKAITELLNYIRVIKLQAWEETFGDKIRKLREEELGWLAKSMYFMCANTIVIWSGPLAMTVLVFGTCVLTSVELDAGKVFTATAFFKTLDAPMQSFPEAIAAVTQATVSVGRLDRYLLDAELDDSSVEHVEGTGIGTGALVVEVRDGIFAWDMRGNKQSKEGEDGDEGGEGEDQKDVEEIPVLETVLKGINMEVRRGELVAVVGTVGSGKSSLLSCIMGEMEKISGTVRVCGSTAYVAQTAWIQNGTIQENILFGQLMYAERYTEVIRSCCLEKDLEMMEFGDQTEIGERGINLSGGQKQRIQLARAVYQNCDIYLLDDVFSAVDAHTGSNIFKECLRGTLKGKTIILVTHQVDFLHNVDNIFVIRDGMIAQSGKYDELLEAGSDFAALVSAHDSSMELVEQSRQVQDSERSQPVAVARIPSLRSRSIGKGEKMVVAPEIQAATSKIIQEEERESGQVSWQVYKLYMTEAWGWWGVVGMVAFAVVWQGSDMASDYWLSYETSGSIPFNPSLFIGVYVAIAVFSIVLQVIKTLLETILGLQTAQIFFKKMFDSILHAPMSFFDTTPSGRILSRASSDQTAIDVVLAFFIGLTISMYISVLSTIIVTCQVAWPSVIAVIPLLLLNIWYRNRYLATSRELTRLEGVTKAPVIDHFSETVLGATTIRCFKKDKEFFQENLDKINSSLRMYFHNYAANEWLGFRLELIGTLVLSITAFLMISLPSNFIKKEFVGMSLSYGLSLNSLVYFAISISCTLENDMVAVERVNQFSNLPSEAAWKVEDRLPSPNWPTHGDIDIKNLKVRYRPNTPLILKGINIRISGGEKIGVVGRTGSGKSTLVQALFRLVEPAEGKIIIDGIDICTLGLHDLRSRFGIIPQEPVLFEGTIRSNIDPIGQYSDAEIWQALERCQLKDVVVSKPEKLDAPVADSGENWSVGQRQLLCLGRVILKQTRILFMDEATASVDSQTDATIQKITRQEFSSCTIISIAHRIPTVMDCDRVLVLDAGLVKEFDAPSRLLEQPSLFSAMVEEYANRSANL